The Dehalococcoidia bacterium DNA window GTGAAGGACAGAGCATCACTCCACGATCCCCTGACCGGCTCAGTAGCCCGCATTCGCCAGTAGTAGGTAACGCCTGGCTCCAGGCCGCTGACCGTGGCCGAAAGGTCGGATGTAGTTGTAGTCATGGGCGAGGTGAATGCGCTGTCGCTGGACACCTGCAAAGTGTATTGGTCGGCACCGATAGAGGCCCATGATAGTGCAACGCTTACCGCGTTACCTGAGATTGTGCCCACATCGGTGGCGCCATTAGCAGGAGCACTCGTACCGGCTGCCGGACCCGCACCGGAAAGCGTATCCTCATAGGCCGCCAGCTTGAAGCGCCAGTCCCATACGTCATACGCAGCGGAGAACAGGATGTTGCTGTCGGTGCCGGGAACAACGGGCATGAGCCACAGCCCATCGTAGGGACCCAGTACCTGTGGAACCATGTCCCACTCGGTATCTGTAGCAGCACCGTCGAGGCAGCGTATCATCCCGCCTTCGGTGAAGCGCATAACGGAGTTAGGTGTGATTACTCCCACCGAGTCATCGAGGAATATGGAGAATGGGACGTAGATGGTGCCATCAGCGCCTATAGAAAGGTCGGTGAGGGCAAGGTACATGATGGCCTCATCCTCAGGGGTAGCTGTCTCGGCGATGAAGTCATCGGCTCCATATAGAAGCTCCCATGTGCTTGCCTGGGTATCACCCTTGTTGACCACAGCCCTGTAGACGCCGACCTCTTCGGTGTCCTGGAGCGTCACTTTGTCGCCTGCAGGGTTCCACCACCAGTCGGCCATTGCCCCGCTTGCAGCGCCGTAGACAATGCTGTTGGTTCCCCAGCCAGCGTCGAAGTTGGCCATGGAGAGCAGAACACCGTCCAGGGTGCCACCCCAGTTTGGCTCCCACATCATCTCTGAGCAGATCATGGTGAAGTCGTCATCTGCACCGTCGAAGGAAATCCAGACCTCAGTGCAGATACTCGGCTGACCGACAGCAGAGCCGACAACACCGGTGTAGGCGACACCGGCTATCACGGCCATGTCGCTACCCACACCGCCGGCCTCGCTGTAGATGGGTGAGACGTTGAGGTCGGTAATCACCCCCACGTTGGTGAAGGCGCCAGCGGTCCAGCTATTGCCGCGGTTGGTGGTCTTGTAGACCCAGCCGTCGCTGTCGCCGACGAGGAGGGTGCTGTTGTCAACCACGCACCAGCCGAGCTCGCTCAGAGTGGTAGCTGTGGAAGGTGCCATCTGGCTGACGGGATGCCAGGTATCGCCCCTATCTGCGGAGAACCATAGCCTGTCAATGAGCATACCTGGCACAGGCTGCAAACCAGACATCAGGAATATGATGTTGGAATACTGGAACGCAGGGTCTACTTTCGCTACCCAGGTTAGAGCGGGTAGTCCTGCGGCTGTGAATATCCCCGGGTTGGCGATAGCTGTCTTTCCAGTGGGTATGAGGCCGAATCTCGAGATGCCCTCCTGGAGCAGCCTCTCCCACACTATAGCGCCATTGGCGCCGGTGGGGGCCTGACGCCACAGGCTCAGGTCGTACCCTGCTGCATTGTTATTGAGGTACCACTCGCTAGCGGTGGTAACGAAAAGCGTGTCATCATTGGCGTAGTTCGGCGATGCCTCTAAATAGGCCATGGTGACCAAGAAGATTGTCCCTGCCAGGTCGGTGGTCACCGCGATGTCATCCATGAGGCCAACGCCGTTATAGACCGAACCTGTCGCTGCAGCAATCTGCTTGGAAACGCCGCTGGTGGTACCACCTATCTCGGTCATCGTAGCAGCGAGGACCGCCTCGCCGGTGTTGGCAAGCGAGATAGGCCATGACCCAGCCGGCGACTTGATGGCGGGCGTCCATACAGGCCACAGTGTGAGGCTTTTCCCCTCAACCACGTTGTTCATTGATTCTGAGCCCACATAGCACGTGCCTGCCCCGGAGGTACCGTCAAACAGTATGTCGGAGAACCGGGCGTAGGCGACAGCATTTCTCGCCATCACTAAGGATGGGCCGGTTAGCGGCGCCAGTGCTTTTACAGCGTAGACCTCTCCGGCTAAAGGCGCGGTATTAACGTAGGCGAAGACCCACGAGCTGTTGAGGTAATGGAAGTCATCGGCTGTATCCATCCTCGCCGCGAGTAGACCCGGAACCGAGGATGGGACATTCCCAATCCTTAAAACCGCATCGCTGAGGGTTGGGCCATTCCAGAGCCCATCACTGCTTACCCAGAAGCTCATGATTACAGTTCCAGCAATCCAGTTATTCAGGATGGCAACGATAACGCCGTCATCGGCGTAGTTCGGTGAGAACATCACATCCAGGGCCTCGTAGCCCGTGCCGTATACGGAATTACCTGCCTTCTTGTCTCTCCAGGAGAGCAGGTTGTCCTCGTTCCAGGTGAAGACGCCCTCACCACCTGCTAATAAAGTGCCCGTGCCCACCACTGCCACATATGTACCGGGAACATTAATGTTCTCGGCAACATCCAGCGAAGTGATGAGGTCGTACGGGATAGCAAGGTTGGGGTCAACCACCCCCGGGCACTCGGGAACGATCCTTGTGAAGCTGCCGCCGCCGTTCAAGGAGCGGTACAGGTTGTCGTCGGTCGCCAGGAACACCACCTGGTTGGCGGCATCGGTGTCATCGTAGCCCGGCTGGGGTACGATCTCCACCGGAACCCCGGCAGCCGTAGCAACCTGTGTAGGTTCGTTCGCCGGGATAGCCCACAGCTTGTCCCATGTATAGCCGCCATCATTGGACTTGAAGACACGGAAGTTCGACGACATGGGGGTCCAGCGTACGCCACTCGTATCCTGGACGATGGCGAAAACGGTGCCGTCATCGGCGGCGGTTATGTCCCAGATATCGGTATCGGGGAACATCTGATAGTCAGCGGTGCTGGGTAGCGCCATCCTGTCGAATTTATCAGCACCGGGATCAGCATTAACTGTCGCCACTGTTGCCACGGCAGCAACTAGGCTAAAAACCATAGCAACAGCCACAAACACCATAATTATGCTTGGTAATTTACCTTTCATCTATCCTCCTTAATCAATTGGATCCAGAGATCCACTCCCTTTCAAAAAGGAACGAATCTTATCTCGTTCAGGTTACCTCATCTATCACCCCCTTCCGGTAATATCGGGACTATTTCAGGTCGAGTTATGCCCAGATATCGGCTTAGAATATCTTCCACACTGTAGCGTCAGTTAGCTAGTTTGCCAACACTACACAACATACAATAGAAAAAGCTCACCCCGACACATCGGGGCTAGCTTCCCGTAAACCAAAGTTCCCAATTCCAGCGGTTATAAACGATAACCAACATCAGATATTTGCTCTGCAACCGTTGCCTTTGACTTTTGCTTTTTAATATTCGTTTTCTAGCTATCCTTCAGCCCACTACAAAACCATCCGTATCCGTCGAGAATACGTTGTGTTATCTTATAACATAAATATTCAATTTGTCAATACCTTTACCGCTTTATATAGCTAATTGGCCATCTGTCTGGTAGCGCTAAGACTAATAGTCGCGCTACATATCCTTGGATAGGGTGGCGAGGAACTCGGCATTGGAGGAGGTCTTGGCTAACCTTTCCAGAACCCGCTCGGTTGCATCGGTAGGGCTTTGGGAGTTATTACTTAACAGGTTCGCCATTCGGCGGAGCAGCCACATCTTTTGCACGGTTTGCTCATTCACTATCAGTTCCTCACGGCGTGTGCCACTTCTCAGGATGTCCATGGCGGGGAATATGCGGCGCTCCGCAAGCTTGCGGTCGAGGTGAAGCTCCATGTTCCCTGTCCCCTTGAACTCCTCATAGATGACATCGTCCATTCGGCTGCCGGTATCGATGATACAGGTAGCAATGATGGTCAGTGAGCCTCCCTCCTCTGTGTTGCGGGCAGCGCCAAAGAAGCGCTTTGGAGGGTAGAGGGCTACCGAATCGATGCCTCCGGAGAGCGTACGCCCGCTGGAGGGCAGGGCGAGATTGTAGGCACGGGTGAGCCGGGTGATGCCATCGAGGAGGATCATCACATCCTTCCCGGTCTCCACCAGGCGCTTGGCCCGCTCCAGGGCGAGCTCAGCTACCTTGGTATGGCTCTCCACCGGCTCATCGAAGGTGGAGCTTATCACCTCCCCTTTCACTGAGCGCTTCATATCGGTGACCTCCTCGGGGCGCTCCCCGATGAGGCAGACCATGATAATGATGTCATTATAGTTGGCTGAGGTGCCATTAGCTATGTGCTTGAGCAGCATGGTCTTCCCCGCCTTGGGTGGGGAGACGATGAGCCCCCGTTGCCCGCGACCGATGGGAGCGATCAGGTTCAACAGGCGGGTGGCAAGATTGCCGGAGGTGGTTTCCAGGTCGATGAACCGCTCGGGGAAGGTGGGGGTCAGGGAATTGAAATGTGGGCGATCCTTCACCTGCTCCGGGTCAATGCCGTTGACCGCCTCGATGTGTAAAAGGCTATAGTATTTCTCCCCGTTCTTCGGCGGTCTTACTTGACCGGTGATGGTGTCGCCGGTGCGCAGTCCGAAGCGCCGAATCTGGGATTGTGATACGTAAATGTCGGTGGCCACAGCCCTGCTGCTGTTCTGGCGCAGGAAACCGTAACCGTCATCCATGATATCCAGCACACCGCCACTAAATAGATTTCCCTGCATCTCTGCGCTTGCCTGGAGAAGCCTCAAGACCAGATCCCGCTTCTTCAGGGATGTACAGCCGGAGATGCCAAGTTCCTTCGCCATTTCCTGCAATTGTTCGCGCGTCTTTGATTCCAGTTCCGTAATATTGATGCTCATTTTCTCATTACCTCTCTCTCCTTCACTTCTTCCTCCGGGATCGCTCGGTCGCTAATGCCCCTTCTATAGAAAGCCCCGGTGTTATTACCATGAAAATAAAGTACAAAGCAATTCTCACTGTCATTCTGAGCCCCGACTTGGTCCGAAGTGTCCCCTAATATAGGCCGAGGTGTCGGGGGGCGCGGCGATCTCGCCATTCGATACTATCCTGGAGATTCCTCTGTCTTTAATGCTCCTCTCAACGTAATATGAGGTTTCATGGCCCCGGCGATTTGTTTCATTGTATTAATCTTGAGATTCCGAAACAAGTTCGGAATGACACGTGATTACACCCAAGCCTCTTGTGAGAACTATCTTCACGAACGAACCCCCATCAACATCCGATGATAGCATATTTTGAGCCTGAGTGGTGCCGTTGGCAATCAGCATTTTGGATTGCCAGCGGAGCTAAGCCATCTCATTTTTGGGTTACCTTCTTCCAGTCTTCCGCGAAGCGGGAAATGCCGATATCGGTGAGTGGATGGCGAATCATCTGCATCAGTACACTATAGGGGATGGTGGCAATGTGGGCTCCTGCCTTGGCCGCGGCGATGGTATGCAGGGGATGGCGCAGGCTGGCGGCAATCACCTTGGTGTGAAGATCATATTTATGGAATATCTCCACCGCATCGGAAACCACCGCCATTCCCTGATGACCGATATCATCGAGCCGCCCCACAAAGGGGCTTACATAGGTAGCCCCCACAATGGCACCCAGAAGTGCCTGATTTGCGGAGAAACAAAGGGTAAGGTTTGTCTTGATGTTCTCCTGAGATAGCACGCTTATTGCCTCCAGCCCCGCCTCCGATACCGGTATCTTGACCACGATGTTCTCATGCCATGAGGAAAGCTCCCGTGCCTCCCGTTTCATCCCTTCGGCATCGAGGCTAAGCGCCTCTACGGATATGGGGCCGGGAACAATGGAACATATCTCCAGCACCGCTGCTTTAAGGTTACCGGCCTTTTCCCGCGAAACCAGGGTAGGATTCGTGGTCACGCCACTGATGACCCCCAGCCTGGCAGCATGGCGGATGTGCTCTATATTTGCCGTATCAAGATAAATATCCATCTTTTCGATTCCCTTTACTTCGTCTCCCTACCGCTTGGGGAACGCAAGTTTGCGGTGACAGCAATCACATTAAACATACTAACGTTTGCTCTTTAACCTGCCTACAGCGGCTTTTCAACCTCGGTTTGTCGCTGATAATGGATTGTTGGCGGTAAGCATTCCTTAATTTGGTAAAAATAAACCCTATCCCTTGAGTGGGAGGGGGAAATTATACCAGGGGCAGGGTGGGCTGAGCTCCCTCGCGGAGCACCCCTTTCGCTACCCCGACGAAATCGCGGAACAGGGGATGAGCACGGTTGGGACGCGAGAGGAACTCGGGGTGAAACTGGCATCCCAGCATAAATGGGTGGTCCCGAAGCTCGCCTATCTCAACCAGGCTCCCCTCTGGGGAGAGACCGCTGAAAACCATACCCGCGCTGACTAATGTATCCCGATAATCATTATTGAACTCAAATCGGTGGCGATGGCGTTCATAGATTACCTTCTCCCCGTATGCTGAAGCGGCTTTGGTCCCGGTTACCAGGTGACATGGATAGCTGCCCAACCGCATTGTGCCCCCTTTTCCTGATGCCTGGCGCTGTTCCGGAAGCAGGTCGATCACGGGATAGGGAGTCTCCGCATCAAACTCGGCAGAATTGGGCTCAGTGGAACCAAGCACATACCGGGCATACTCAATAATCATAATATGCATCCCCAGACAAAGTCCCAGGTAGGGGATTTTGTTCTCCCTGGCATATCGAGCTGCGGTTACCATGCCTTCGATGCCTCGAACGCCGAAGCCGCCGGGGACCACAATCCCTTGAACGGAGCGCAGCAAGCTGTCACCATCCCTCTCTAGGTCCTCCGAGTGAATCCAATGAATCTGTATAGCTCTATCATGGTAGACTGCAGCGTGGTCTAAAGCCTCCTTGACCGAGAGGTAGGAGTCTCGTAGCTCCACGTATTTCCCCACAATGGCGATAGAGACAGGTTCCTTGGGCTCCTTCATCTGGTTCACAAGGTGCCGCCACTCGTTGAGATCCGCGCTTGTGTTGGGTAGGCCAAGCATATCTAGAATGAGTTCCCCCAACCCCGCCTCCTCAAGGACGAGAGGGGTCTCATATATTACGGGCAGTGTGAGCAGGGGCACCACGGCACGCCGGTCGACATCGCAGAAGAGGGCGATCTTGTCCCTGATCTCGTCAGTGATGGGCTGGTCACTGCGGCATACAATAACATCCGGCTGGATACCGATGCGCCTAAGCTCATTGACGCTATGCTGGGTGGGCTTGGTCTTCAGCTCTCCGGTAGAGGAGAGGTATGGGAGAAGGGTAACATGAACATAGAGGATATTCTCCCTGCCCACCTCGCTCCTCATCTGGCGGATGGACTCGAGGAAGGGAAGTCCCTCGATGTCACCCACTGTGCCTCCTACCTCGACAATCACAACGCTCGCCCGGCTCTCTCTCGCCACCTCGCTGAAACGACGCTTTATCTCATTGGTAACATGAGGCACCACCTGAATAGTGCCGCCGAGAAAATCCCCACGCCGTTCCTGGGCAATGATCGAGCTGTAAATCTGACCCGTGGTCACGCTGGAGGAAGCAGTAAGGTTGGTATCGATGAAGCGTTCGTAGTGACCCAGGTCGAGGTCGGTTTCCTCACCGTCCTGAGTAACGAAGACCTCGCCATGCTGGTATGGAGACATTGTCCCCGGATCAACATTAATGTAGGGGTCCAGCTTCTGAACGGAGACCGAGATGTTGCGGCTTTTCAAGATCCTTCCTATAGAGGCAGCGGCGATGCCCTTTCCCACGGAGCTAACTACGCCGCCAGTTACAAAGATATACTTGGTCATCCCTTGGGTTCCTTATGGGGAAAGGACATTAGATTATTACTAGAAAGCTTTCTGCTCGTGGTATCCAAGTTGCAAAGAGGCAATAACCTTCAGGGATCTGATCCCCTCGAATTCAATATTATAAGGCTTCAAGTTGATAATGTCAAGGCATTTTTAGCTCTTATTCATGAGATTGGTGGTGGGGCAGAACTGTGTTATAATGTGCTGGCTCTGGCGTGGATTAGAGGTGTGGTTTAATGAGGATAGCCATTATCGGGCTGGGGTTGATCGGTGGGTCGATAGGCCTGGCCTTAAGAAAGGCTGATGCGGGCTTTGAGGTGGTAGGTTTCGCCCGCCGACCTGAGGTTGCATCTCGGGCGTTTGAGCTAGGGGCGGTGGACCGCACTGAGGTGAGTTTGCTTTCTGCAGTGAAGGGTGCTGACCTGGTCATTATCTCCACCCCTGCTATGGCAATGAATGGGATACTGGCCGAGATGGGGGTAGGCCTCCGCCAGGGCTCCATCGTTACCGATACGGCGAGCACCAAGGCAAGGGTTCTGGATTGGGCTAAGCAGGCTTTGCCCCCATCGGTGAGCTTTATCGGCGGACATCCCATGGCAGGCAAGGAGGCCTCCGGGGTAGAGGCTGCCGATGGCGATCTGTTTCGGGGCTGTAACTACTTACTGATAGCGGGTAGTGGTGCTAGTGAAGAGGCATGCGATAGGGTTGCGGCGATGGTGCGGCAAATCGGGGCAAATCCCCTCTTTGTGGATGCTTCAGAGCACGATAGTCTGGTCGCCGGCATAAGTCATCTTCCTCTGCTTATCTCGGTAGCCTTGGTCGCGGTGACAACCAAGAGTCCCTTGTGGCCCAAGATGGCAACGCTTGCCGCCTCGGGGTTTCGAGACCTTAGCCGCTTGGCATCGGGGGATCCCCTGATGAGTCGGGACATCTGCCTCACCAATAGGGAGCCCATCATTAAATGGATCGATGATTATATTGAGGAACTGAGGGCACTACGCTACCTGATAAGCGAGGGTGGTGAAATCGATAGGCTGGAAGAGGCCTTTATACAGGTACGCAAGGAACGAGAGAGATGGCTGCGAATGTAAGGATGGGGTTATTATGAAGCAGCGGGTAAGGGGTTGCTCGATTCTGCGGGGTCAGATCGAGCCACCGGGAGATAAGTCGATATCGCATCGTGCCCTTATACTGAATAGCATAGCCAGGGGGAGGGCGAGGATAGAGAATATAGCCCCGGGCGATGATGTCTGCGCCACGATATCATGTTTAAGGGCTTTGGGGGTGGAGATTAACCAGGAGGGGGACGCTTTAGTTGTCTCCGGCGTGGGTAGAGCGGGCTTTAGTGAGCCTGTAGATGTGCTCCATGCCGGTAACAGCGCCACCACAGTACGTCTTCTAGCGGGGCTGCTTGCCGCTCAGCCCTTTCTCTCCATAGTTACCGGGGATGAGTCGCTGAGGTCTCGCCCTATGGACCGCTTGATCCAGCCAATGCGCTTGATGGGAGCGGAGATCTGGGGGCGGGGCAGTAATTCCCTTGCACCGCTAGCGATCAAAGGGAATAAGCTTAAGGGAATAGACTATCGCCTACCTGTAGCGAGCGCACAGATAAAGTCAGCGATCCTTATTGCCGCCCTCTTCGCCGAGGGGGATACCACCATTACTGAGCCGGCGCCCTCGCGCGATCACACCGAGCGCATGCTCAAGGCTATGGGGGCAGGGCTCCGGCGTGAGGGCACAAGGATCAAGCTTACTCCCACTGCCTCACCGGTAAACATCGATGTTCGCGTCCCCGGTGATATTAGCGCTGCTGCCTGCTGGCTCGTAGCCGGGGCGATCCATCCCAATGCCCGGATCAGGGTGGTAAATACAGGGATCAACCCCTCCAGGAGCGGGATCATAGACGTACTTAAACAGATGGGTGCAAAGCTTGGTGTGGAGCGTGTACGAAGGGTGGGCGGCGAGCCTGTCGCCGATCTTGAGATCGAATCCAGCAACCTGGTAGCGACGCAGATTGGGGGAAGCCTCATCCCCAGGCTTATCGATGAGCTGCCGCTTATTGCCCTTGCTGGCTCTTTCGCACGGGGGACGACCACCATCATAGATGCTCAGGAGCTCAGGGTCAAGGAGTCCGATAGAATAGGGGCCACGGTGAGGGAGTTATCGAAACTGGGGGTTGATATATATGAGCTTCCCGATGGCATGGTTATTCGAGGGGGTGGGCAGGCCGCTGAGGGAGAGCGAGAGAAGAAGCTCACCGGTGCAGAGTGCGCGAGCAACCATGATCATCGTCTGGCAATGACCCTGGGTATTGCGGCACTGGTGGCTCAGGGAGAGACAGTGATCCATGATGCCGAGGTAGTAGCTATATCATATCCCAACTTCTGGCAGGAAATGGAGAGACTCGTTGTAATAGAAAGGGGGGAAAGCTAAAAAGCGGAACATGAAAACAGAGCTAATTCATGTCGGTTTCGGCAATGTGCTGGCAATAAACAGGGTAATCGCTATGGCACCCCCGAATTCAGCTCCCACCAAGCGCATGGCTCAAGAGGGCAAGAGCAAGGGGATGGTTATTGACCTGACCAATGGCAGAAGGACAAAAGCGGTGCTCATTATGGACAGCGGCCATATCGTGATGGCAGCCATCACTCCGGAGACCATTGCAGGCAGGCTGACAGCGATTCGGGAGGGTTAGGCCTGAAGGATAAGCGCCCCCTTTCCAGCAAGAAGCCACTGTTTATTGTGCTCTCCGGCCCTTCCGGTGTGGGCAAGGATGCGGTGCTCGCCTGGGTGAAGGGATCGGGGCATCCCCTCTATTTCACGGTGACTGCCACCACCCGTCCGCAAAGGAAGGGAGAGAGCGATGGGGTGGACTATCAGTTCGTCTCAAGGGAGAGGTTTGAGGAGATGGTCAGTGGAGGGGAACTTGTGGAATGGGCCGAGGTCTATGGCCATTTTTATGGGGTGCCCAGGCGCCAGGTGAAAGAGGCGCTGGAGCGGGGATGCGATGTCTTGGTGAAGGTCGATGTCCAGGGGGCGGCAACCATTAAGCGCGCCGTGCCCCAGGCACTCCTAATATTCCTGGCTCCTCCCTCTATGGCGGCATTGGAGAAACGGGTCAGGCAGCGCAATACTGAATCCGCCATCGAGCTGGAGCGGCGCCTCGCTACTGCTCATGAAGAGATGAGCCAACAAGGGATGTTCGATTATGTGGTGGTAAATGATCGGGTGGACCGGGCGGCAGCTCAGATAGATACCATTATCGCCGCGGAGAGGCGCCGGGAAAACCCTAGGGGGGTTGACCTTTAAATCGTCTTTGAACTCAGCTAAGCGGCACCCGGAACCCAATATGCCCCTCGACAGCAGAACTACTGGTTGTGAAAATGTTGCATGTTTACATCTGCGTTGTCTGTCATTCCTGCGGAAGCAGGAATTCAGAGAATGGTCGGTCTAGATTCCCGCCTGAGCGGGAATGACATGGGCATAGGGTTCATCAAGACACTTCAGGGCGCTATTTTCGTAGCAATAATATAAAACTATAGAGAGTTGTAGGTTTCCTGGAGAAGCAGCGCGTCTCCCTCACGTTCCGGGCTTTCACAGATAATAAGCCCCTTTACCTCTAGCTCCTTTAACGCTCTTAGGAGTTCCACATAGCGGAGGTCCGAGTCTTTCAGGTTAAGATGCTTGATCTCTCCCTTTTGGTCATACTGGATCCCCGAGAGGTGAATGTGCATCTGCTCCAGTGCCTGCCTCCCCAGCCTCTCCTCCACCTGTTTCAGTATGGCCATGAATTCACCATATGAATTGAAATTTCCTGTTCTGGCATGCAGGTGGGAGAAGTCGATGCAAGGGGCGACGCCCTCGATCTCAGCGCTCAGGTTTAAAATCTCATCCAGGGTTCCGAACTGGCTACCTTTCCCCCTGGTCTCGGGCCGCAGTAAGACCCGATTGCCCGATGCCCTGAGCTTTCTAACCGTCTCCTCCAGTTTCCCTTTTGCTCTGTCGTATACCGCTGCGGGTGAATCGTTTAGATAGGAGGCAGCGTGAAACACAATACACACGGCCCCAAAGAGCGAGGCGATACGCGCGGCCTGAATCAACCGCTCCTGGCTGGCGAGGACCTTCTCTTTCTCATGGGCATTGAGATTTATGAAATAGGGGGCGTGTGCGGTAAGCCTCACAGCACACTTTTTCGCAACCTCACCCACTTGCCGTGCCATCCCCTCATTCATCTTCACCCCGCGCACAAATTGCACCTCTAGGCAATTAAGCCCCAGTTCCGCTACCCGCTCGATGCCGGATTCGGTCGACTGTAATATGGAGCTGCGGGGGACGCCTGCGGTACCGAAAAGGAGTTTTTCGCTCTTAACCGTAGCTACCATAGGTGCATTCTAGCTGCCATGGTGAGGGGTGTCAAGAAATCTTGCTTGACATATGACAAGGAGGGCGATATTCTGCGGTGGAAGCGATGTCGGTTTTTCAACACCCTGACCCGCCAGGAAGTAGTGAACTGGATGCATTAATCCCTTATCAGGGAAAGGTCACTACCTTCACCTCGCTCAAGAATCGCCACTACCGCTGGTTCTGGCTGGGTATGCTCGCCTCCTTTGTAGCGGTCCATTTTCAGCTGGTTGCACGGAACTGGCTGGTCTATGAGATGACCGGTTCGGCGCTGTACTTGGGTATCGTGATCGCTGCCTGGGGGCTTCCCATCCTCCTGCTCTCGCTTTATGGGGGCGCGGTAGCCGATCGGGTTAAAAAGCGTGACCTTCTTATCTGGACCCAGGTGGCCAATGGCATTATCACCCTCATCATCGCTGTTCTGATAGGTACCGGGGAGATTGCCCTGTGGCATCTAATCGCTGCTGCAGCACTCACCGGTATTATCTTTGCCTTCCATGTACCTGCGCGCCTGGCGATAATCCCTGAACTGGTGCAGGAAAGGGAGCTCATGAATGCCATCGCACTTAACTCCACCGGGATGAATCTGTCAAGATTTATAGGCTTCGCCATTGGGGGAGCACTGCTAGGTGCCATCGGGGTGGCCGGCGTCTACTACTTAGTGGTGTTCTGCTTCTTTGTATCGGCGGCCTTGCTATTTATGCTGCCGGTGGTGGAGAAGGTTCGAGAGCGAGCGGTCACCTCGATACGGGTTGACCTGGTGGAGGGACTGCGCTACCTACACCACAGCCCCATCATCCGCTCGCTGCTGGCTATGGCCTTCGTCTCCATCGCCTTTGGCCTGCCCTACATGAACCTTATGCCCGTATTTGCCGTTGACATCTTCAATGTTGGCGAGGTTGGCCTGGGATTGCTTCTGGGCATGGCGGGACTGGGGTCGCTTATCGGCTCCCTCGTCATCGCCTCCCTGGGAGATTTCCGGAGGAAGGGGCTGCTTCTTGTCGGTCTCGCTTTCGGGTTCGGGGCCAGCGTGGCGTTCTTTGGTTTTTCAGGTTCCTACCCCCTCTCACTCGTGCTGCTTGTCGCGGTGGGTCTGCTCGGCACCGGCTATCTGGCGATTAATAATACACTGATTCAGAGCAGTGTGCCCCATGAGATGCTGGGAAGGGTGATGAGCATCTATGTTATGACCTTTGCCATGATGCCACTCGGGACATTGCCGCTGGGCGCTGTTAGCGAGGCTGTCGGAGCGCCACTGGCGATAGGGGCTGGTGGCATCATTGTGGTCCTCTTCACCCTGGTGATGGCTGTCTTTCAGCCCAGACTCAGGCGACTGGAGTAGGCGGAGGGGGGGTTACTCTTCCTCTTCCTCTTCCTCATCGGTTATCACCTCTTCGCCCAGGTAAGGGAGCATGACCTCCGCCTTCTCGCGCCTTCTCCTCCTGGAAAGGGGAAGGGCATCGATAGCATGCCTAAGTC harbors:
- a CDS encoding DUF370 domain-containing protein translates to MKTELIHVGFGNVLAINRVIAMAPPNSAPTKRMAQEGKSKGMVIDLTNGRRTKAVLIMDSGHIVMAAITPETIAGRLTAIREG
- a CDS encoding CTP synthase — protein: MTKYIFVTGGVVSSVGKGIAAASIGRILKSRNISVSVQKLDPYINVDPGTMSPYQHGEVFVTQDGEETDLDLGHYERFIDTNLTASSSVTTGQIYSSIIAQERRGDFLGGTIQVVPHVTNEIKRRFSEVARESRASVVIVEVGGTVGDIEGLPFLESIRQMRSEVGRENILYVHVTLLPYLSSTGELKTKPTQHSVNELRRIGIQPDVIVCRSDQPITDEIRDKIALFCDVDRRAVVPLLTLPVIYETPLVLEEAGLGELILDMLGLPNTSADLNEWRHLVNQMKEPKEPVSIAIVGKYVELRDSYLSVKEALDHAAVYHDRAIQIHWIHSEDLERDGDSLLRSVQGIVVPGGFGVRGIEGMVTAARYARENKIPYLGLCLGMHIMIIEYARYVLGSTEPNSAEFDAETPYPVIDLLPEQRQASGKGGTMRLGSYPCHLVTGTKAASAYGEKVIYERHRHRFEFNNDYRDTLVSAGMVFSGLSPEGSLVEIGELRDHPFMLGCQFHPEFLSRPNRAHPLFRDFVGVAKGVLREGAQPTLPLV
- the aroA gene encoding 3-phosphoshikimate 1-carboxyvinyltransferase — protein: MKQRVRGCSILRGQIEPPGDKSISHRALILNSIARGRARIENIAPGDDVCATISCLRALGVEINQEGDALVVSGVGRAGFSEPVDVLHAGNSATTVRLLAGLLAAQPFLSIVTGDESLRSRPMDRLIQPMRLMGAEIWGRGSNSLAPLAIKGNKLKGIDYRLPVASAQIKSAILIAALFAEGDTTITEPAPSRDHTERMLKAMGAGLRREGTRIKLTPTASPVNIDVRVPGDISAAACWLVAGAIHPNARIRVVNTGINPSRSGIIDVLKQMGAKLGVERVRRVGGEPVADLEIESSNLVATQIGGSLIPRLIDELPLIALAGSFARGTTTIIDAQELRVKESDRIGATVRELSKLGVDIYELPDGMVIRGGGQAAEGEREKKLTGAECASNHDHRLAMTLGIAALVAQGETVIHDAEVVAISYPNFWQEMERLVVIERGES
- a CDS encoding prephenate dehydrogenase/arogenate dehydrogenase family protein, producing MRIAIIGLGLIGGSIGLALRKADAGFEVVGFARRPEVASRAFELGAVDRTEVSLLSAVKGADLVIISTPAMAMNGILAEMGVGLRQGSIVTDTASTKARVLDWAKQALPPSVSFIGGHPMAGKEASGVEAADGDLFRGCNYLLIAGSGASEEACDRVAAMVRQIGANPLFVDASEHDSLVAGISHLPLLISVALVAVTTKSPLWPKMATLAASGFRDLSRLASGDPLMSRDICLTNREPIIKWIDDYIEELRALRYLISEGGEIDRLEEAFIQVRKERERWLRM
- the fsa gene encoding fructose-6-phosphate aldolase; this encodes MDIYLDTANIEHIRHAARLGVISGVTTNPTLVSREKAGNLKAAVLEICSIVPGPISVEALSLDAEGMKREARELSSWHENIVVKIPVSEAGLEAISVLSQENIKTNLTLCFSANQALLGAIVGATYVSPFVGRLDDIGHQGMAVVSDAVEIFHKYDLHTKVIAASLRHPLHTIAAAKAGAHIATIPYSVLMQMIRHPLTDIGISRFAEDWKKVTQK
- the rho gene encoding transcription termination factor Rho is translated as MSINITELESKTREQLQEMAKELGISGCTSLKKRDLVLRLLQASAEMQGNLFSGGVLDIMDDGYGFLRQNSSRAVATDIYVSQSQIRRFGLRTGDTITGQVRPPKNGEKYYSLLHIEAVNGIDPEQVKDRPHFNSLTPTFPERFIDLETTSGNLATRLLNLIAPIGRGQRGLIVSPPKAGKTMLLKHIANGTSANYNDIIIMVCLIGERPEEVTDMKRSVKGEVISSTFDEPVESHTKVAELALERAKRLVETGKDVMILLDGITRLTRAYNLALPSSGRTLSGGIDSVALYPPKRFFGAARNTEEGGSLTIIATCIIDTGSRMDDVIYEEFKGTGNMELHLDRKLAERRIFPAMDILRSGTRREELIVNEQTVQKMWLLRRMANLLSNNSQSPTDATERVLERLAKTSSNAEFLATLSKDM